Genomic window (Dyadobacter fanqingshengii):
CTTGCGCCGCCGGCGATTGCGCAGTCTATTACAAAAGGAAAAAGAACGGGGATCAATGGGCATATCCTCAACATCCTGCGCGAATTACCCCATTCTCTGCTGACGCCTGCGGCAATTTTTTACAAAAGGTATTTACTCAAAAGAAAGCTTCCGGGCGTGTTCCTGTTTTCACCGGAGAACAAATACGCGCTTCACTTCCACTCCGAACAGGTGCCCCATTACGAAAACCGGCTGTATCTGGACGAGGACCAGGAAACATTGCACATTGACTACGGGCTAACAGATGATGATATCAATTCGGTTATCAAAACACACCAGGCGCTGGACAGCTGGCTGCAAAAATGCGGATGCGGAAAGCTCACTTACTGGTATGAAGAAGATCAATTATATGACGCGATCAAAAATATGTCCAGGGACGGCATGCATCAGTCGGGAACAACCAGAATGGCGGACAGCCCGCGGAAAGGAGTCGTTGACAGCAACCTGAAATTGTGGGGAACGAGTAATGTTTACGTTTGCAGCAGTTCCGTATGCCCCACCTCAGGCCAGGCTAATCCGACTTTCCTGCTCGGGGCATTCGCATGTCGCCTTGCTAAACACTTAATGATGAACTGATGAGAAAAATTGAATTGGTCGAAGGTATCCATTCTTCGGTGCTTGGATTAGGATGTGCGCCGGTACTGGGATCCATTGACTCCAAAAAATGCCGCAGGGCACTCAGCCTGGCTTTTGAACACGGCATAACACACTATGATCTGGCGCGGTCCTATGGATTCGGCGATGCAGAAGGACTGGTGGGCGGGGTATTTAAAAATCACCGGGACAAGATTGTGCTGGCCAGCAAATTTGGCATAAAAGCAGACTGGAAAGCGAGCCTGTTGCGTCCTATGAAGCCGATTGTACGCGTTTTACGAGGTTCAGAAAAAAAGCAGGATGCCGATTTGCCCCCCAAGCAAAGCAACGGGAAAACTGCTTCGGATTTGTTGTTTAAAAGGGTGGAGATAAACAGCATGGAAATGCGAAAAAGCCTGGACGAGAGTTTGAAAGCATTAAAAACCGATTATCTCGACTATTTCCTGGTCCACGAACCATTGAAAAGCATAACCAACATTGATGAGCTCTGCGAAATGGCCATGCGACTGAAAGCAAGTGGCAAAATACGCGCATTCGGATTGGCCTATATGCAATCTCAGAAACACCTGCACGAATCGTATTTTGACCGTTTTGACATTCTGCAATTCAATAGTCCGCCGGGCGTTGCGGCCTATCGCAAGCTCGCGGAAGAGCGCTCAGAGCGACCCAACATTATCTTTTCACCCCTGCGGGGCGGAACCTGGGACATGAGCCCCGGCGAAAAGATTAAAAAGCTGGTCCACGATTTCCCTAATAGTGTCACTTTATGTTCCATGTTCAGCGAAGCCCACTTGAAAGAAAACGTTGAACTGGTTTAACAATCATTGCTTCAAACCACCCATTAATTATTTATTAACAAATGTAAACCCTATGATTTCAGTCGTAATTCTCACAAAAAACGAGGAAAAGGACCTTCCGCTTTGTCTGGCGTCATTGAGATGGTCCAATGACATTCACATACTGGACTCAGGAAGCACCGACCGGACTGTTGAAATCGGTGAAGCTCATTTTGCAAAAATCTGGCACAACGACTTTGAAAGCTTTGGCAAACAACGGAATTATGCGCTTGACCATATTCATTTTCGCTACGACTGGATCCTTTTTCTGGATGCGGACGAGATCGTAACGGACGACTTTCTGATTGAAATGAGGCTGGCAGTTCTTACTGCACCGAAGGATGTGGCCGGCTTTTACTGCTGCTGGAAAATGATGTATGAAAACCGCTGGCTCAAAAACTGCGACAATTTCCCGAAATGGCAGTTCAGATTAATGAGAAAAGACCATGCACGATTTAAGGATTTTGGTCATGGCCAAAAGGAAGATCAGGTTATGGGCAAGATCGAATATCTGAGGGAACCTTACCTGCATTATGGCTTTTCCAAAGGCTGGTCACATTGGATCAACCGCCATAACCGCTACTCGGATGAAGAAGCTTTCAGCAGGATCAATGATTGCCCGCCTTTTAAGAATATCTTTTCCAATCATTCCAGCGAACGAAATCCGGCGCTAAAATCATGGTTAAGCCGCTTGCATTTATGGCCCATGATCCGGTTCCTCCAGGCTTATCTGTTAAACCTGGGTTTTCTTGAAGGCAGGCCGGGACTGATTTATTGCGTCAATATTGCCTATTACGAGTTTTTGATCCAAATTAAAATGCGGGAGTTAAAAAACAAAAAACCGCCAAAACCAGAAGAATTCAAGATGGCCGACGCGTTGATTTTTTGAACCAGGGCTGGAAGCTCAACAGATTGTCCCTCAATGAAATACTAGGTGCCTCGATGAGTTTGTAGAATGCCAGCCCAACCAGCAACATGGCCGTCACGCAAAGAGGCACAGCGAGCATAGTGAAAGCGGGATATTTGTGAAATATTTTATCAAAAACATTCAGTATAAGAGCGTGAGTGAGATAAAGAGAATAGGCCATTAAGGCAATCTGCTTTACAAAAAGTGTTTTGCTCAACACAAAATCAGGTGAATAATAAAAGGAAACGAGCAGCATGCCGGCGGAAAAAACGAGGAACAGGTAACCGGAGCAATACTTAAACTGAGAATCAACATCAGCCAGCCAATAGGAAACCCCCGCAAAAAGGGCTGCAAAAAATAGACTTAAATAACCATTTGACCTGAACGAAACCGAATAATGATTGATAAAATAAGAAATCGTACACCCTAGCGCAATGCCGTCAAACCTGAAAATCGTTGCAGTCGTGTAATAGCCAAATTCCTTCATCTGAAAATCCCCTGCGAAATATCGTATAACAGATGGAGTCAATGTGATAGCGATCCACAAGGCGAGACGAACGTGTTTGGAAGAAGTTGCGCGGGAAGTGAGGAGGACAACGAGTGGAAACATCAGGTAAAAATGCTCTTCAATGCAAAGCGACCAGGAAATCTTGAAAAACGGAATGACCTGATAAAAGTTTTGGAAAAAGAAGAGAAATCCCGGATCGAAGTCCTGGCCTCTGCCGAAAAATACAGCAGAATAAGAAATGAGTAATGCCGCCAGATAAGGCGGATAAGTTCTGAGAAACCTTTGCAGCCAAAAACGGAGCAAATTGCCACCAGCGCTTTTCTTGTAATAAATGTTGGTGATTAAAAATCCGCTCAGCACAAAAAACATTTCAACACCATATTTGCCAATGGCAACGGTTTTATCCAAAGTAAACCGCTCTCCAATGTGATAGTAAATGACCAGGGCGATGGCAAGAAAGCGGAATAAGTCAAGATTTGCGATTCTTTTAGAAGTGTTCATTATTAATCAAATAGAGCCTTTATGAATTTTTTTTCTGATTGCGTTGACGATGGAGCCGGGAATTACACGGCGGGCAAATGAAAATGCCAGACCTTTTACAGCTTTGGGAAGAATGTCCTTTTGCAATGAAACGATATCGTGCGGCAGCATGGTAGAAACCGAAGTTTCGGGAAAAGCAGGATAATCGGCTTTGTTTCCAAACCCAAGATAAGTGAGGATTTCAGGACTGGTTTCGCTTACGAACGCAGGATTAAGCAAGATTTTTTCGCCGTGGCCCTCGTGCTGGGTTGAGATTTCATCGATTTGAAAAAGGTAAGTCAGTCGTTTAAAACCTGGCCTGTTGAATGGCTCGGCCCTGTGTATCAGATGCGTGTTGCAGATTATCAATGCTCCTTTTGGCGCTCTGACAGTCACAATGTCATCTTTATAATTTTGTTCTATGAATTTGTCCGAAAAAAAACGCTCGGTGTTCTGCTCCGACCATTTGTACGAATCGGCGATCAGCTGGAATGGATTGGTATCGGAAACATCGGACAGATAAAACAGGAACATGATGCCAGGCAAGTCGTGTTTTCCATTGTAAGCATTTCCGGCTTGCAGATTATTGTCGGTATGCCAGGGAAGATGGGACCGGGTATGTGTTTCGTAGATTCTTTGATTACTGATTTTGAAAGGATTATCAAAAAAATTACGGCAAATCCCCCTGATACGCTCCGATGTAATAATGTCGTAGCATTCTTTTGAAAGAGCCAGGGTGTGCGAAAGATACTTCATCCAGTAAGCCCTTACATATCCGAGGTTGTTATTATTAACGAGCAGCGCATCGGATGAAACAATGTTGGTAAGTGCTGTGACGGCTTCGGGAGTAAGTGCGTTTTCAAAAACATGGTAACCCGATCCGGATTTCAGTTCATGCGCAATCGTTTCTGCTTCCAGGCTAGTGAAAGCATCATTAAATAAGAGTGAATCCATACATTAAAGTTTAGGATAAAGCGAATGCGGCAACTGACAAAAATACAATCATATTGCATTGATATTCAGATAAATATACTAAATTAATTCGGAATTTTTAATAGATAATCCCCTATTATTTATCAAAAATAGGCCATACAAAAAATGCCCGTGTATTTTTCCTTTTTTCACCCCTAAAATCCCGCGTTTCACCCCATTTTGCATTAAAATTGCCGTATATATCCTTAAATTAGATACTGAATTCCAGGTCTGATCCCCCTTATTATTTTGCCTGTTTCTAATCCCCGGACAGCGATATAATTTTCTCAGACCAACCAAAAATATTTAGTCTTTTATCCCATTTACAAAGTCTGATCCCGATTGTCAGTTTCCTGACAGGTCACTAACCTGTTCTGGAAATTCAACTAAAATTTATCCCGGAACTTAAACGCTTCCGGATATACGTTTATCATCGTATGCACTGAAATCCCTAATCAGCTGCTATGGAACCGCTTTGTCAAAAATGAAAATTATCCATGTTGTATCCGGGATGGATCCAAAAGCCGGAGGCATAAGCCAGGCCATCAGGACCATGATCGGAGGATTAGCCGACCAGGGTATTTATAGTGAGGTGGTGAGCGTCGGTTCGGAAATGGGAGACCCTGAAACGGATGATCCGTTCCCAATCCACTTTACAGGCCCTGGAAAAAGTGCTTGGCAGTTTAGCACGGGATTGCAGAGCTGGCTGAATAAGAATCTCGTGCATTATGATGCGGTTCTTGTTCACGGGCTATGGCAATATCACACCTATGCTGTTTATCAAGCGATTAATGCAATAAATGGCCCGCGGCCAAAGGTGTATGTGATGCCTCACGGAATGCTGGACCCATGGTTTCAACAGGCCAAAGGCAGAGAAATGAAAAGCCTGAGGAACTGGCTGATCTGGAAATTGATAGAACACCGGATCATTCATATAGCGGATGGAATTTTTTTCACCTGCGAAACAGAGAGAAAACTCGCCCGGCAGACATTCAGTCCCTATTTCCCCAAATCTGAAATGGTTGTCGGACTTGGCGTGCATCGGCCGCCACCATACACCCGGGAAATGCAGGAAGCTTTTAACAAAGCCTGCAACATGAACAATCGGGGATATCTGCTCTTTTTGGGCAGGATCGACGAAAAAAAAGGAGTCAATTTACTCGTTGACGCCTATTTATCACTAAAATCCGAAGGTTATGACCTCCCCCCACTGGTCATCGCCGGCCCCGGAATGGACACTCCTTTCGGCATAAGTATAAAAAAACAAGCGCTGTATGATCAGGAAATCTACTTCCCCGGTATGCTTTCCGGCCCCGCGAAATGGGGCGCATTCTATGGTTGCGAAGCATTTTTATTACCCAGCCATCAGGAAAATTTCGGTATTGCCGTTGTGGAAGCCATGGCATGCGGCCGGCCGGTCCTGATTTCTGATCAGGTTAATATTTGGCGTGAAATAGAGAATAACGGCGGAGGTCTGGTAGAAAAGGATACCTCCGACGGTGTCAGGAACTTACTTGTCAATTGGTTGTCACTTTCGCAAACAGAGAGAGCCCAAATGTCGTCCAAAGCCCGGAAGGCGTTTCTAGGGGATTTTTCGGTGGAAAAAGCGGCAGGCAAACTGGGCAAAGTACTAGTCTGAAAATCCCCCCAAAAGAATGCTATTGCCTTAAGCAAACTCTTCTAACTATCCAGACATTGAAAAAGCCAATGAACGCTAATGAGAAAAAGCGTATTTTGATCTATGGCATCAACTACGCGCCTGAATTGACAGGCATTGGAAAATATACCGGGGAGCTCGCAGCATGGCTCGCCTCACACGAACATGATGTGAATGTAATAACCGCCCACCCCTATTATCCGGATTGGGAAGTGCATGCGTCGCACAAAGGGAAATGGTGGACGAAAGAGGTGCTGGATGGTGTAAAAGTTTTCCGCTGTCCGTTGTACGTTCCTAAAAACGTGACATCCATCAACAGGATACTGCACGAATTTTCATTTCTGCTGGGAATTTTGCCCTGGTGGTTTATGACCCTTTTTCAAAAGAAATTCGATGTTGTGCTTTGCATCAGCCCACCGTTCCACATTGGTATCCTTCCCCTTTTATATGCCAAAATACGGGGTGTCAGGTTCATTAACCACATTCAGGACTTGCAGGTGGATGTGGCAAAAGACCTGGGTATGATCAAAAACAGACATTTCCTTAAACTCATGTTTGCCCTCGAAAAGGCCATTTTTGACTGGGGAGGGCAGGTTTCGACGATCAGCGAGGGGATGCAGCGCAAAATTCAGGCCAAAGGCATTGCCGTTTCGAAAGTGATCCTGTTTCCCAACTGGGTCGACTCGGGACTTATTTGTCCACTAAGCCGCGAACTGTCTTTGCGGAAAGAATTCGGGATCAATAACGATGATAAGGTGGTTTTGTACTCGGGTAACCTGGGTGAAAAACAGGGGCTGGAAATCATTATTGAAGTTGCGAAATTGTATAAAGAACAGTCCAATATGCATTTTGTGATTTGCGGTTCTGGCGGCGGAAGGGACAAATTAATTAAGAGCGCGAAAGAACTGGGACTGAGCAATGTCAAATTTTATCCGCTGCAACCGTACGAAAACCTTTCGGCGCTGCTCGCAGTGGCTGATATTCACCTGGTTCTGCAAAAGAAATCCGCCTCAGACCTGGTTATGCCGTCCAAACTTACGGGCATTCTCGCGGCAGCCGGCTGTGTGATCGTCTCGGCCGTGCCGGGCACCACATTACACGACGTGATCACGAACCACAGAATGGGTATTTTAATCGAGCCTGAAAATGTGGCGGCACTGGCACAAGGAATAGAAACCGCATTGCACGAGGATTTAAATATTCTAAGAAACAATGCTCGGGAATATGCTCAGAAATACCTGACCAAAAATACAATTATCGGGAATTTTGAGTCAAACTTGCTGGCGACCGCCTGAAAACGATATGTACCTTGTCAGGAATTTACCACTAACTCTAAAATAATGGAAAATTAGTTTTATATTCTTGATAGTTAATTATTTAAAAAGTATATTTGGTGTAACAGTTGATTCCAGGGCTCCCCCACCCAATCAATTTTTGTCATTTAAGAAACCTTCCAAAACTCTTGACCTATGATATTTTCTACATATATCCTTGTCCCGGCATGCCATTCCGACTTTGCGGGAACCGATCTCCAATTTTGTACTAAACCAAGTTAATTCTATAAAAGCTACGTCAGTTTAATAACTATTTTGACAACGATTTTATGAAAAATCGCTACACAGGACTTTTGCCAAAAGTGCATTTATGGACGGACCTGCTGATGTTCAACGTATCTTTTGCAGTCGCTTATTACATTCGATTTGAGATCCGGGTTCCCGACCATTTGTATACCAATTTACTGCTGATCGGGAATTTATTATGGATTCTTACGACCTACGTATTCAGAACGTATCAGTTTAACCGGATATCGTATATACCATACCGTCAGGCAATAATTCTGCTTAAAGCCTGCGTTATCCACGTCTCTGTAATCCTGGGTTTTCTATATTTCAGCCAGCAGGGAGGTGCGGTTTCCAGGACACAGTTTTTATTGACTTATGCCATATTTGTTTCCTGTGCGCTGGTCGCCAGGGCACTGATCTGGTCGTTTATCCTATTTTGCCGCCAGGCGGGTTACAACATGAGAACCTATGCCGTAATCGGCAAAGGAGAAGTGGCCGGTCTGATCGAAGGATTTTACAATGACAGAAAGGAACTGGGCTATAAAAAATGCGGCAATTATGAAGTGGGAGAAGACAAAGATGAAGTTGTCGTTTTGGAACGTTTTCTTCAAAAAACCCAGCCTGATTTCATTTATTGCTGCCTTTCGGATATGAACGAGCTGCTGGTAAAAGGCGTGATCCGTTTTGCACAGCATCAGAAAGCACAGGTGCGTCTTGTTCCGGATTTTGGTGGTTTCATCAATAACCTGGCTACCATTGAATACCACGATCAATACCCTATTATTCAGCTCAATACAAAGCCATTCTCGGGCCTGCAGGATGAAACGATCAAGCGCGCATTTGATCTGATATTTTCAACGCTGGTCATGATCTTCGGCGCACCGATCTTCGTGTTGCTGATGGGGCTGGTGGCCATGTCCTCACCCGGGCCTGTGTTTTTCCTGCAGGAACGCTCAGGGCGCTGGGGAAAGATTTTTAAGGTGATCAAATTCAGGACAATGTATCAGGATGCTGATAAATTCGGCCTGAAACATTCCCAGGGCGATCGCGACCCGCGCATTACCCCGCTTGGCAGACTTTTGCGCCGCAGTCGCCTCGACGAGCTTCCTCAATTCCTGAACGTGTTCAAGGGCGATATGTCCATTGTTGGCCCCAGACCTCTTTTCAGGTATGATGTGGATATGCTCATGCAGGAAGTGCCGCAGGAATTTATGACTTTGCTAACCGTAAAACCAGGTATCACCTCGATCGGACAAATTAAGGTTGGTTATGCTTCCAACATTGACGAAAATCTGGAAAGGCTCCGCTACGATCTGAATTACCTGACCAAATACAGCATGGTTACCGATGTGATGCTGATTGTGCAAACGATCCAGGTCATGCTGATGGGACGGGGCAGATAGTAATCAAACTTGTAAACACATTTCAACTATTTAAATAAAAACGATGATCAAAAGAACTTTTACCCTGATGGTATGTATACTGGTGCTGACGCTGGTAATGTACAGATGCAAGAACAAAGATGCTGAACCGCTCACGCCGGATCAGGGACTGGTTGACGAACTTGCTAAAATCGACGTAGAACCGGTAAAACTGACCGATCCTGCTCCCGTCGCCACAACGGCAGCCGCCATTACGCTCTCACCTGCTGTTACCACGCTTGGAACCGAGATCGCCGGAATGGGTGCCGCTGGTGCTGAACCTGCCAATGTAAAGGCATCTGCAAATAAGTTCTCTTCGTTTTTTACCAAAGCAGAAATCGCCGCGCTGGTATCCATGAAAAAGGAAGTCCTTGATGCTGCCGGAACAACCGGAAAGTTGCCGGCAGACCTCACCGCTATCCTTAAACGCGCGAGCACCAGTCCCGAAATGGCTGCGTATTTCCCTAAGGTAACATTGCCAACCGTTAATGGAAAGGAAATCAAGGGCCTTCGCACAGGAGCGGTTGAAGGTGGGCCGGCGGGCAAATTTGAAGGCACCCTCGCAAACGACGCGTGCCTGATCGCAGCAGAAGCTGAATTTGAAAAATCCAAAGCCAAGCTGGATGCTTCCCGTTTGAAATTGCTGGCATCGGCCAAAGAAAAATATGACACCGAAGTGAAGCTGATCAGTGACGCGCAAGCTGCATGTACAGCTGGCGAACCGGCAAAATACGCGGCGATCATCAAAACAGCAGAAACACTTGCTGATCAACTGAATGCGGCGCTGGATGCAAATAAAGACTTGCTGGGAGACGATTATCTGCCACTTAAAGGTATCGTTGGGTTACAGCTCATTGCTTACCTAACCTCGCTGAACGACCTTGCCAAAGCCGATCTTCAAGCATGCGTTGCGAAAGGAACTGCGGGCGCCCTGAGTGCTTCCAATGCGCATGATGCAAACAAACTGCTCATTGAAAATGCGTACGGAGCTGCGCTTGAGGCAGCAGAAAAATCAAAAGCTAAACTTGTTGAAAGCTGTCACAATCAAGGTGGAGGAAATTAAGCATCGCTTTTTCGGTTTATTGATTAGGGTTGGTATTTTATCAACCCTAATCCTTGTTACTTGCAGCAAGGTTATTGCGCAATCAAACATTTCTGGCAAACCAGGACTCATCTATATTCCTACGGCCCGCTATGTCCCAGACGGCAACATGGAAATCGGGTTGCATTTTTTTCCCGGTAACTACGGTTTCAATTCAGATAACCAAAATCCCGGCAGAGTTTTATCCCTGAACCTGACAGTGTTGCCCAGGTTCGACATTAATATCAATGTTTTACAGTTATTTTCCACCGCTGCCAACCCGGTAAAACTCGGCCTCGGAGACCGGCAGCTCGACTTTCGATATTTAATAATGAAAGAAAGCAAGAGCCGACCTTCCCTCGCTTTCATTACATCCACTCCTACCAGCATCAGCCCCACCCTTTTGACCCATGCCCTGGTTGCAACCAAGCATTTCAATGTGGCCAAACAATGGGAGGCAGAGGTAACGGCCGGATATGGGAGTCCTTACCATGTGTACAGAAAAGGCAGCACGCTCGACAATTACGGCCTTTTTGCCAATATGGCTCTCGAAAAAAAAGAAGATTACGCCTATCACAAGCGTTATCTGGAAGGACCGTTCGGAGGAGTTTCGTTTACATTCAGATCCAAAGTGGGTTTAATGCTCGAGTATGATTCGCAAAACATCAACGCGGGTGTTTATGTAAGGGCGTTGAAAAACTGGGTTATACAGGCTGCTGTCTTAAACGGCGAACAAATCACTTTTGGGAGCGCCTACAACTTCTCACTTTTGAAGCAATCCAGGCGAATGCTTTCTCTGGGTAAAAAACAAAGTCAGGATAATGTGCAAACACCGGGCAAATCCGAAACAGATATCATTAACCCTGGCTATCGTAAGCTGCGCGGAAATTTTGAAAATGTTGGAACGGACAGCGCGGGGATCATTACTTATGAACAAAGGCTGAACCGAAACCCTTTCCCGGCCCTTTATCAGCTTAAAAAACTATTTGCGGATTCAGCTAATACGAATTTTGTGCCCCTGTTTCAGGGAATACCGATAGGACAATACAAGCTGGGAGACAAACTGGAATTCAGCCAGGTTAGCGACAAAATGAGGGAAAGGCTGAAACAAAAAAACAGATTCCCCCTTCATCGCAACGGTTATAGCCTGGACTTCTGGATCCAGCCTTATTTCAATGCTAATTTCGGGAATTATGATAAGCCTATCCAGAGCAATACGAGCGTTGCGCTTCAAAGCCAGATATTTTTGTTGCCGGGAATGTCGCTGGATTTTGGAATACTTTTCCCGATTGTAAATGACCTCGATAACCGTCCAAAAAAAATCCGCCCTGCACCTGTTTTTTTGAACCAGTTTTATTCAATAAACCACAATCATATCAGCGCATCTGCCGGTTTTTTCCAGAATGATCAATATGGCGTCAACATTCAATATCGCCGCGCCAATTTGAAACGTCCCTGGTCGTTCGGTGTGGAAGCAGGCCTGACCGGCGATTATTATTACCCCAATAAAGGAATTTACTACGGGAATATGGAAAAGTTGCTGCTCGTGCTAGATGCCGCCTACCTGCTTTCCAATCCCGATATCACATTTAAAGTGTCTGGCGGTCGCTATCTGGCGGGTGACACGGGTGTGCGGCTGGATATGCTCCGGCAGTTCTCCAACATTGAAATCGGGTTTTACGCCATGACCACCAGCAACGGTTCTACCATTGGATTTAATTTTGCAATCCCCTTATTCCCAGGCAAGCTGCTGAATGGCAAGCACGTCAGGCTCAGAACTGCAAGCGAATTTCCCTGGGA
Coding sequences:
- a CDS encoding aldo/keto reductase, with amino-acid sequence MRKIELVEGIHSSVLGLGCAPVLGSIDSKKCRRALSLAFEHGITHYDLARSYGFGDAEGLVGGVFKNHRDKIVLASKFGIKADWKASLLRPMKPIVRVLRGSEKKQDADLPPKQSNGKTASDLLFKRVEINSMEMRKSLDESLKALKTDYLDYFLVHEPLKSITNIDELCEMAMRLKASGKIRAFGLAYMQSQKHLHESYFDRFDILQFNSPPGVAAYRKLAEERSERPNIIFSPLRGGTWDMSPGEKIKKLVHDFPNSVTLCSMFSEAHLKENVELV
- a CDS encoding glycosyltransferase family 2 protein is translated as MISVVILTKNEEKDLPLCLASLRWSNDIHILDSGSTDRTVEIGEAHFAKIWHNDFESFGKQRNYALDHIHFRYDWILFLDADEIVTDDFLIEMRLAVLTAPKDVAGFYCCWKMMYENRWLKNCDNFPKWQFRLMRKDHARFKDFGHGQKEDQVMGKIEYLREPYLHYGFSKGWSHWINRHNRYSDEEAFSRINDCPPFKNIFSNHSSERNPALKSWLSRLHLWPMIRFLQAYLLNLGFLEGRPGLIYCVNIAYYEFLIQIKMRELKNKKPPKPEEFKMADALIF
- a CDS encoding acyltransferase family protein, yielding MNTSKRIANLDLFRFLAIALVIYYHIGERFTLDKTVAIGKYGVEMFFVLSGFLITNIYYKKSAGGNLLRFWLQRFLRTYPPYLAALLISYSAVFFGRGQDFDPGFLFFFQNFYQVIPFFKISWSLCIEEHFYLMFPLVVLLTSRATSSKHVRLALWIAITLTPSVIRYFAGDFQMKEFGYYTTATIFRFDGIALGCTISYFINHYSVSFRSNGYLSLFFAALFAGVSYWLADVDSQFKYCSGYLFLVFSAGMLLVSFYYSPDFVLSKTLFVKQIALMAYSLYLTHALILNVFDKIFHKYPAFTMLAVPLCVTAMLLVGLAFYKLIEAPSISLRDNLLSFQPWFKKSTRRPS
- a CDS encoding phytanoyl-CoA dioxygenase family protein gives rise to the protein MDSLLFNDAFTSLEAETIAHELKSGSGYHVFENALTPEAVTALTNIVSSDALLVNNNNLGYVRAYWMKYLSHTLALSKECYDIITSERIRGICRNFFDNPFKISNQRIYETHTRSHLPWHTDNNLQAGNAYNGKHDLPGIMFLFYLSDVSDTNPFQLIADSYKWSEQNTERFFSDKFIEQNYKDDIVTVRAPKGALIICNTHLIHRAEPFNRPGFKRLTYLFQIDEISTQHEGHGEKILLNPAFVSETSPEILTYLGFGNKADYPAFPETSVSTMLPHDIVSLQKDILPKAVKGLAFSFARRVIPGSIVNAIRKKIHKGSI
- a CDS encoding glycosyltransferase; translation: MKIIHVVSGMDPKAGGISQAIRTMIGGLADQGIYSEVVSVGSEMGDPETDDPFPIHFTGPGKSAWQFSTGLQSWLNKNLVHYDAVLVHGLWQYHTYAVYQAINAINGPRPKVYVMPHGMLDPWFQQAKGREMKSLRNWLIWKLIEHRIIHIADGIFFTCETERKLARQTFSPYFPKSEMVVGLGVHRPPPYTREMQEAFNKACNMNNRGYLLFLGRIDEKKGVNLLVDAYLSLKSEGYDLPPLVIAGPGMDTPFGISIKKQALYDQEIYFPGMLSGPAKWGAFYGCEAFLLPSHQENFGIAVVEAMACGRPVLISDQVNIWREIENNGGGLVEKDTSDGVRNLLVNWLSLSQTERAQMSSKARKAFLGDFSVEKAAGKLGKVLV
- a CDS encoding WcaI family glycosyltransferase encodes the protein MKKPMNANEKKRILIYGINYAPELTGIGKYTGELAAWLASHEHDVNVITAHPYYPDWEVHASHKGKWWTKEVLDGVKVFRCPLYVPKNVTSINRILHEFSFLLGILPWWFMTLFQKKFDVVLCISPPFHIGILPLLYAKIRGVRFINHIQDLQVDVAKDLGMIKNRHFLKLMFALEKAIFDWGGQVSTISEGMQRKIQAKGIAVSKVILFPNWVDSGLICPLSRELSLRKEFGINNDDKVVLYSGNLGEKQGLEIIIEVAKLYKEQSNMHFVICGSGGGRDKLIKSAKELGLSNVKFYPLQPYENLSALLAVADIHLVLQKKSASDLVMPSKLTGILAAAGCVIVSAVPGTTLHDVITNHRMGILIEPENVAALAQGIETALHEDLNILRNNAREYAQKYLTKNTIIGNFESNLLATA
- a CDS encoding exopolysaccharide biosynthesis polyprenyl glycosylphosphotransferase; translation: MKNRYTGLLPKVHLWTDLLMFNVSFAVAYYIRFEIRVPDHLYTNLLLIGNLLWILTTYVFRTYQFNRISYIPYRQAIILLKACVIHVSVILGFLYFSQQGGAVSRTQFLLTYAIFVSCALVARALIWSFILFCRQAGYNMRTYAVIGKGEVAGLIEGFYNDRKELGYKKCGNYEVGEDKDEVVVLERFLQKTQPDFIYCCLSDMNELLVKGVIRFAQHQKAQVRLVPDFGGFINNLATIEYHDQYPIIQLNTKPFSGLQDETIKRAFDLIFSTLVMIFGAPIFVLLMGLVAMSSPGPVFFLQERSGRWGKIFKVIKFRTMYQDADKFGLKHSQGDRDPRITPLGRLLRRSRLDELPQFLNVFKGDMSIVGPRPLFRYDVDMLMQEVPQEFMTLLTVKPGITSIGQIKVGYASNIDENLERLRYDLNYLTKYSMVTDVMLIVQTIQVMLMGRGR
- a CDS encoding YjbH domain-containing protein; amino-acid sequence: MKAVTIKVEEIKHRFFGLLIRVGILSTLILVTCSKVIAQSNISGKPGLIYIPTARYVPDGNMEIGLHFFPGNYGFNSDNQNPGRVLSLNLTVLPRFDININVLQLFSTAANPVKLGLGDRQLDFRYLIMKESKSRPSLAFITSTPTSISPTLLTHALVATKHFNVAKQWEAEVTAGYGSPYHVYRKGSTLDNYGLFANMALEKKEDYAYHKRYLEGPFGGVSFTFRSKVGLMLEYDSQNINAGVYVRALKNWVIQAAVLNGEQITFGSAYNFSLLKQSRRMLSLGKKQSQDNVQTPGKSETDIINPGYRKLRGNFENVGTDSAGIITYEQRLNRNPFPALYQLKKLFADSANTNFVPLFQGIPIGQYKLGDKLEFSQVSDKMRERLKQKNRFPLHRNGYSLDFWIQPYFNANFGNYDKPIQSNTSVALQSQIFLLPGMSLDFGILFPIVNDLDNRPKKIRPAPVFLNQFYSINHNHISASAGFFQNDQYGVNIQYRRANLKRPWSFGVEAGLTGDYYYPNKGIYYGNMEKLLLVLDAAYLLSNPDITFKVSGGRYLAGDTGVRLDMLRQFSNIEIGFYAMTTSNGSTIGFNFAIPLFPGKLLNGKHVRLRTASEFPWEYNYTRGYRIGERYRTGYQLDQKLRQYHSQYLNRQYQAK